In a single window of the Acetivibrio clariflavus DSM 19732 genome:
- the glyA gene encoding serine hydroxymethyltransferase, with protein sequence MFNLNELSKFDPEVAKAIEDEINRQRDKIELIASENFTSEAVMEVMGTPLTNKYAEGYPGKRYYGGCEYVDVIENLAIERAKKIFGAEHVNVQPHSGAQANMAVFFAVLNPGDTVLGMDLAHGGHLSHGSPVNLSGKYFNIVSYGVSKETFRIDYDEVRKIAKECKPKMIIAGASAYPRIIDFKAFREIADEVGAYLMVDIAHIAGLVAAGLHPSPVPYAHFVTTTTHKTLRGPRGGMIMCTGEFAKAIDKAVFPGIQGGPLMHVIAAKAVSFKEVMSDEFKQYQTQIVKNANTLANAMIEKGLNIVSGGTDNHLMLVDLRNKGITGKEAQFMLDEVNITVNKNGIPFDTQSPFITSGIRVGTPAVTARGMKENDMFEIADLINLALTDFENSKQDIKDRVKALCDKYPLYK encoded by the coding sequence ATGTTTAATTTGAATGAATTATCAAAATTTGACCCGGAAGTTGCAAAGGCAATAGAGGATGAAATAAACCGTCAAAGGGATAAAATCGAATTAATTGCATCTGAAAATTTTACCAGTGAAGCTGTTATGGAAGTAATGGGAACTCCTTTGACAAACAAATATGCTGAAGGATATCCCGGCAAGAGGTATTATGGAGGATGCGAGTATGTTGATGTAATTGAGAATTTAGCTATCGAGAGGGCTAAAAAGATTTTTGGAGCGGAACATGTAAACGTTCAGCCCCATTCCGGTGCCCAGGCTAATATGGCTGTTTTCTTTGCAGTATTGAATCCCGGAGATACGGTTCTGGGTATGGACCTTGCCCATGGCGGACATTTGAGTCATGGAAGTCCAGTAAATTTATCGGGAAAGTATTTTAATATTGTATCCTATGGAGTTAGCAAAGAAACCTTTAGGATAGATTACGATGAAGTTCGAAAGATTGCTAAAGAGTGTAAACCTAAAATGATAATTGCTGGTGCAAGTGCTTATCCCAGAATTATTGATTTTAAGGCATTCAGAGAAATAGCCGATGAAGTTGGGGCTTACTTGATGGTAGACATCGCCCATATTGCAGGTCTTGTTGCAGCAGGATTACATCCAAGTCCTGTACCGTATGCCCATTTTGTAACCACTACTACTCATAAAACCCTGAGAGGTCCCAGGGGCGGTATGATAATGTGTACAGGTGAGTTTGCAAAAGCTATAGATAAAGCTGTGTTCCCGGGTATACAAGGGGGGCCGCTTATGCATGTAATAGCTGCTAAAGCAGTTAGCTTTAAAGAAGTTATGTCCGACGAGTTTAAGCAATATCAGACACAAATAGTAAAAAATGCTAATACATTGGCAAATGCCATGATAGAAAAGGGATTAAATATTGTCTCCGGAGGTACGGACAACCATCTGATGCTTGTTGATTTGAGAAATAAAGGCATTACCGGTAAAGAAGCACAGTTTATGCTTGATGAGGTTAATATTACAGTAAATAAAAACGGTATTCCTTTCGATACTCAGAGTCCATTTATTACAAGCGGTATTAGAGTTGGAACTCCTGCAGTTACAGCAAGAGGAATGAAGGAAAACGATATGTTTGAAATTGCAGATCTTATAAATCTTGCACTGACTGATTTTGAAAATTCCAAACAAGATATTAAAGATAGGGTTAAAGCTTTGTGTGACAAATATCCTTTATATAAGTAA
- a CDS encoding transglutaminase domain-containing protein: MPLKKLIEYIVKFILMIALSFSFAFPFTTTLGFKYTPLEVLGFVFLFLLAFSILLVNGIMTKISVISFIFGGLVFVVYSIFKKTFYRLIEPFIWLFYFVQGKENPNEYFAIIFTLLFAFAFSLIVYLFTVKKFNFYLLLLTGLSIFCVQWMLDYFVEDRAYISFYAFIVSILIYYLLHVYNRKWAQDSNDFVNPSAFIVFIAPIALLVLLLTVFIPVNSRPIEWKWLDDKIYYVMNFGSRAVKTQNIGYFDLSSTGFGNDSNKLGSNVIPDKTLVLKVKSPKTLYLKGRSSDQYTGYSWVNTNISYYELGNKNNKLNIDTFEYENGLFLLSDYYRKTLDYFEAPDVLKNLSKYTVEIQYENIYTYSLFAPLKTSNLHFPDSDENDIFVNAEGVLVARKLLGKGFSYAFNTYDINYGDKNFENLLRVSHKYLYGYYWEESINFLQNYLYEVFYSKYNWYEEQISINYNYLYERLLDSPNAEVMKERLTKYLINKINASKLSDEDKNNALNDVLLLISNIDSQHIYGNNQNLFEWILSLSSLMYHSNAIYSQYLDIPDTVPQRVKDLAYSITMNENNDYDKVKAIEEYLSKNYKYNLSPGDVPDGVDFVDYFLFERKEGYCTYFASAMAILTRCIGIPSRYVEGYLLPSATGKDKLYEVTNERAHAWVEVYFEGIGWIQFEPTANFSYNLYQAPISSTPQLQTPTPGSNSPTPSSNFTPRNTNNVQEQTETVKKQKPLNKKLVTAISIVVSIILLAALVVFLNILKRKKRITNISKLSPREAVLELYKYYLNLLYLQDADIKVGETPLDHAERLDSTGKFYPYKITEVTEIFVKARYSRDEVTIDDFNKVLEFYHPLLKSTKENIGGLKYILYMYVLFKF; this comes from the coding sequence GTGCCGTTAAAAAAATTGATTGAATATATAGTTAAATTCATTCTCATGATTGCCCTGAGTTTTAGTTTTGCTTTTCCGTTCACTACTACCCTTGGATTTAAATATACACCCCTTGAAGTTTTAGGGTTTGTATTTTTATTTTTATTGGCTTTTTCCATTCTCCTTGTCAATGGAATAATGACAAAAATATCTGTTATTTCCTTCATTTTCGGAGGATTGGTTTTTGTCGTATACTCAATTTTTAAAAAGACATTTTACCGTCTGATTGAACCTTTTATATGGCTCTTTTACTTTGTTCAGGGTAAAGAAAACCCGAATGAATATTTTGCAATTATATTTACCCTGCTTTTTGCATTCGCTTTTTCATTAATTGTTTATTTATTCACCGTAAAAAAATTTAACTTTTATCTTCTATTGTTAACCGGGCTTTCAATATTCTGTGTTCAATGGATGCTCGATTATTTTGTGGAAGACCGGGCTTATATATCTTTTTACGCTTTTATAGTTTCCATACTGATTTACTATCTTCTCCATGTGTACAACAGAAAATGGGCCCAGGATTCCAACGATTTTGTTAATCCATCGGCTTTTATTGTTTTTATTGCACCTATAGCGTTATTGGTGCTTCTCCTGACCGTATTTATTCCGGTAAATTCACGCCCCATTGAATGGAAATGGCTTGATGATAAAATATATTATGTTATGAATTTTGGAAGCCGAGCAGTTAAAACGCAGAACATCGGTTATTTCGATTTGTCCTCAACAGGCTTTGGAAATGATAGCAATAAATTAGGCAGCAATGTAATTCCCGACAAAACTTTAGTTCTTAAGGTAAAATCGCCCAAAACATTATATCTTAAAGGTCGCTCAAGTGATCAATATACCGGTTATTCATGGGTTAATACAAATATCTCCTATTATGAGCTCGGTAACAAAAATAACAAGCTTAACATAGATACCTTCGAATATGAAAATGGTCTGTTTCTGCTTTCCGATTACTACAGAAAAACATTAGACTATTTCGAAGCTCCCGATGTTTTAAAGAATCTTTCAAAATACACCGTTGAAATTCAATATGAGAATATTTATACCTATTCTCTTTTTGCACCGCTTAAAACCTCCAATCTCCACTTCCCGGATTCCGACGAAAACGATATTTTTGTCAATGCTGAAGGAGTCTTAGTGGCAAGAAAGTTATTAGGCAAAGGTTTTTCTTATGCCTTTAACACCTATGATATAAATTACGGTGACAAAAATTTTGAAAATCTTCTGCGGGTAAGCCATAAATACCTTTACGGATATTATTGGGAAGAATCGATTAATTTTCTCCAAAACTATTTATATGAAGTCTTTTATAGTAAATATAACTGGTATGAAGAGCAAATATCAATAAACTATAATTATTTGTATGAAAGGTTATTAGATTCTCCAAATGCTGAAGTAATGAAAGAAAGATTAACCAAATATCTTATCAATAAAATCAATGCCTCCAAACTCTCTGATGAGGATAAAAATAATGCTTTAAATGATGTTTTACTCTTAATCAGCAATATTGATTCTCAACACATTTACGGAAATAATCAGAATCTTTTTGAATGGATTTTAAGTCTATCCTCCTTAATGTATCATTCAAATGCTATATATTCACAGTATCTTGATATACCGGATACTGTTCCTCAAAGAGTAAAAGACCTTGCATATTCAATAACAATGAATGAAAACAATGACTATGACAAAGTAAAGGCAATCGAGGAATATCTTTCAAAGAACTACAAATACAATCTTAGTCCCGGTGATGTACCTGATGGCGTTGATTTTGTAGACTATTTTCTTTTTGAACGCAAAGAGGGATATTGCACTTATTTTGCATCAGCTATGGCAATCCTTACAAGATGTATAGGTATACCCTCAAGATATGTTGAGGGTTATTTGCTCCCGTCAGCCACAGGAAAGGACAAACTATATGAAGTTACAAATGAACGGGCACATGCCTGGGTTGAAGTTTATTTTGAAGGTATTGGCTGGATACAGTTTGAACCCACTGCAAACTTTTCATATAACCTTTATCAGGCACCAATTTCAAGCACTCCACAACTGCAAACACCTACACCCGGTTCAAATAGCCCAACCCCCTCAAGTAATTTTACTCCTAGAAATACAAATAATGTACAAGAGCAAACAGAAACAGTAAAAAAACAAAAGCCATTAAACAAAAAGCTTGTAACCGCTATATCTATTGTCGTATCAATAATATTACTTGCTGCTTTAGTTGTGTTTTTAAACATTTTAAAAAGAAAAAAGCGCATAACAAATATTTCCAAACTATCACCAAGAGAAGCTGTGCTTGAACTCTACAAATACTATTTAAATCTTTTATATCTTCAGGATGCTGATATTAAGGTGGGTGAAACACCGCTTGATCATGCCGAAAGGCTTGACAGTACAGGGAAATTTTATCCCTATAAAATAACAGAAGTAACTGAGATATTTGTAAAGGCAAGATATAGCAGAGATGAAGTTACAATAGATGATTTTAACAAGGTTCTGGAATTTTATCATCCTTTATTGAAATCAACAAAAGAAAATATAGGAGGTCTTAAATATATATTGTATATGTATGTACTTTTCAAATTCTAA
- a CDS encoding DUF58 domain-containing protein yields MARNRILYFSLFFLSLTFVYFYGGKIPYMLFYIVIILPVVSFLFTFIACKRFRFTESIDKRTVIKGESVNYTLNIHNPDFFLYPFIKVNFYGEDTIFSRQFQTKSFSLLPFQKKSFTFGITCKYRGYYTVGIKSIEFEDYLGIFRLSRKPDATKTITVNPRLISLDNFNIKTNYMSESHSILNNHFEDFTTISDTRKYAYGDSLKRIHWKLSAKVNQLMVKNFEGTSKTNCVIMLDLQKNNYSYEQNIVLEDKLIECTVAVAYYCLSNWIPINFVYHSEEVNKIEAKNTVDFDKIYDLLSNVSFDQDIHIKDLLNIYSRDNANKMDLIIFTSNIDYDLYDELYNLKASGHDVNIVYVCAEDLLASNKNMVRDILTGLPEIGIDAYKINVDDNIETVLKCASA; encoded by the coding sequence ATGGCTAGAAATAGAATTTTATATTTTTCTTTATTTTTTTTGTCTCTTACATTTGTATACTTTTATGGCGGCAAAATACCTTATATGCTTTTTTACATTGTTATTATACTGCCTGTTGTTTCTTTTTTGTTTACCTTTATTGCCTGCAAGAGATTTCGATTTACCGAATCCATTGACAAAAGGACAGTTATAAAAGGTGAGTCAGTTAATTATACATTAAATATCCATAACCCTGACTTTTTTCTGTATCCGTTTATTAAAGTAAACTTTTACGGGGAAGATACCATTTTCTCCAGGCAATTTCAAACAAAAAGCTTTTCGCTGCTGCCTTTCCAGAAAAAATCCTTTACCTTTGGTATCACTTGCAAATACCGGGGTTATTATACGGTAGGCATTAAGTCCATTGAATTTGAGGATTATCTTGGAATCTTCCGACTTTCGCGCAAACCTGACGCAACCAAAACCATAACAGTTAATCCTCGCCTGATAAGTCTTGACAACTTTAATATAAAAACCAACTATATGTCGGAATCCCATTCAATATTAAACAATCATTTTGAAGATTTTACAACTATTTCCGACACCCGAAAATATGCCTACGGCGACAGTTTGAAAAGGATTCATTGGAAATTATCCGCAAAGGTTAATCAACTAATGGTTAAAAACTTTGAAGGTACTTCAAAAACCAACTGCGTTATAATGCTTGACCTCCAAAAAAACAATTACAGCTATGAGCAAAATATAGTACTTGAAGACAAATTAATCGAATGTACTGTTGCTGTTGCCTATTACTGCCTCAGCAACTGGATACCAATAAATTTTGTTTATCATTCCGAGGAAGTAAATAAAATCGAAGCCAAAAATACCGTGGATTTTGACAAAATCTATGATCTGCTTTCAAATGTAAGTTTTGACCAGGATATACACATTAAAGACCTTTTAAATATTTACAGCAGGGATAATGCAAATAAAATGGATCTTATAATCTTTACATCAAATATTGATTATGACCTTTATGATGAGCTATATAACTTAAAAGCCTCAGGTCATGATGTCAATATTGTTTACGTTTGTGCTGAAGACTTATTGGCAAGCAATAAGAACATGGTGAGAGATATCCTTACAGGTTTGCCTGAAATAGGCATAGATGCATACAAAATTAATGTCGACGATAATATAGAAACGGTTCTCAAATGTGCCAGTGCTTAG